From Blastocatellia bacterium, one genomic window encodes:
- a CDS encoding radical SAM protein — protein MEEYLYTSPLAAIVEKVMAGERLSFDDGVALYRSNDLLTLGYLANYVREKKNGNAAYYIINRHINPTNVCFVDCQLCAFARKVGEDGGWTMSIEEVVQTAARGYTDAVKEFHIVGGLHPYLPFQYYVDLLRALKYHFPGVHLKAFTCVEIDYLAKLAGKSLHETIEILKDAGLDSVPGGGAEIFAKRVRDIICTHKIS, from the coding sequence ATGGAAGAGTATCTTTACACGTCACCGCTCGCTGCTATAGTCGAAAAGGTGATGGCGGGGGAGCGGTTGTCATTTGACGATGGAGTCGCTCTTTATCGCTCTAACGACCTTCTCACACTTGGCTATCTGGCCAACTACGTGCGGGAGAAGAAAAACGGCAATGCTGCCTACTATATCATCAACCGCCATATCAATCCCACGAACGTGTGCTTTGTTGACTGCCAGTTGTGCGCCTTTGCCCGCAAAGTGGGAGAGGACGGTGGCTGGACGATGAGCATCGAAGAGGTGGTTCAGACAGCGGCCAGGGGGTATACCGACGCGGTGAAAGAATTTCACATTGTCGGCGGACTCCATCCGTACCTTCCGTTCCAGTATTATGTTGATCTGCTACGGGCGCTCAAATATCACTTTCCGGGGGTTCATTTAAAAGCGTTCACCTGTGTGGAGATTGACTATCTGGCGAAACTCGCCGGCAAATCCCTCCACGAAACGATTGAGATACTGAAGGACGCCGGCCTGGATTCTGTTCCCGGCGGGGGGGCCGAAATTTTTGCCAAACGAGTGCGCGACATCATCTGCACGCATAAAATCAGT
- a CDS encoding UbiA-like polyprenyltransferase, translated as MSHWFIAGDPTSDGERGRRSLMAGLLESTRTTLEMIKFEHTLFALPFALLGAVLAADGLPPARVIFWIIVAMVGARSAAMAFNRLVDRDYDARNPRTSRRAIPAGLVSLRFVRFFITGASALFFLAASQLNRLTLQLSPVALGCVLFYSYTKRFTTWSHLVLGWCLGIAPSAAWIAVRGSLSDPIPYLLSLAVLTWVAGFDIIYACQDVDFDRKVGLYSLPARWGIGPALWMARGLHLVTFLSLVAVFLLARLRVLGFLGLAVTAALLVRQHRLVAPNDLSRVNEAFFTTNAWLSVILLILMGGDVLLR; from the coding sequence ATGAGCCACTGGTTTATCGCGGGCGATCCCACGTCAGACGGAGAAAGGGGACGACGGTCGCTAATGGCAGGACTGCTCGAGAGCACGCGAACGACGCTGGAAATGATCAAATTCGAGCATACGCTGTTTGCGTTGCCGTTTGCGCTTCTGGGAGCGGTCCTGGCGGCCGACGGACTTCCCCCGGCACGGGTGATTTTCTGGATCATCGTGGCCATGGTGGGGGCTCGGAGCGCCGCCATGGCATTCAATCGCCTCGTTGATCGCGATTACGACGCACGGAATCCCCGCACGAGCCGACGCGCGATCCCGGCGGGGCTCGTCAGTTTGAGATTTGTCCGATTCTTTATCACTGGTGCTTCCGCGCTGTTCTTTCTCGCCGCCAGTCAACTGAATCGGTTGACACTGCAACTATCGCCGGTAGCCTTGGGCTGCGTTTTGTTCTACTCCTACACCAAACGATTCACGACGTGGTCTCACCTGGTTCTCGGCTGGTGCCTGGGCATTGCGCCGAGCGCCGCCTGGATTGCCGTGCGCGGCTCACTGTCCGACCCTATCCCTTACCTCTTGAGTCTTGCGGTCCTCACCTGGGTGGCAGGGTTCGACATTATCTACGCCTGCCAGGACGTCGACTTCGATCGCAAGGTGGGACTCTATTCCCTTCCCGCGCGATGGGGAATAGGCCCTGCTCTTTGGATGGCTCGCGGGCTCCACCTGGTCACCTTTCTGAGCCTCGTCGCCGTCTTTCTTCTGGCCCGTCTCCGTGTCCTCGGTTTTCTGGGACTGGCTGTGACCGCAGCCTTGCTCGTCCGTCAGCATAGGCTCGTGGCACCCAACGACCTGTCCCGCGTAAATGAAGCCTTTTTCACCACTAATGCGTGGTTGAGCGTGATCTTGCTCATCTTGATGGGAGGCGATGTCCTTCTCCGGTAA